A genomic window from Vitis riparia cultivar Riparia Gloire de Montpellier isolate 1030 chromosome 16, EGFV_Vit.rip_1.0, whole genome shotgun sequence includes:
- the LOC117933896 gene encoding ATP-dependent Clp protease ATP-binding subunit CLPT1, chloroplastic: MSTHSLSLLPISCHRNPNDPASPLLLSLHKNGLFSSLIGQKLSIQSSHSRLVVSTRYRSTVATVLLSLPTAKPERTSSEKVPKWSARAIKSFSMAELEARKLKYPNTGTEALLMGILVEGTSLAAKFLRANGIALFKVREETVNLLGKSDLYFFSPEHPPLTEPAQRALDWAVDEKIKSGEEGEITTSHLLLGIWAEEESAGHKILATLGFNDDKAKELAKSINKETDLSF, translated from the exons ATGTCTACCCACTCACTGTCTCTGCTCCCAATTTCATGTCATAGAAACCCTAACGATCCTGCTTCACCTCTTCTACTTTCTCTCCATAAAAACGGTTTGTTTAGCTCTTTGATTGGTCAGAAGCTTTCCATTCAGTCTTCCCATTCGCGGCTTGTTGTTTCGACGCGTTATAGGTCGACTGTCGCTACGGTTTTGTTGAGCCTTCCAACTGC AAAGCCAGAGAGGACTTCTTCTGAGAAAGTTCCAAA ATGGTCGGCCAGGGCAATAAAGTCATTTTCTATGGCGGAATTGGAAGCAAGGAAGCTGAAGTACCCAAATACTGGAACCGAGGCTCTTCTAATGGGAATCTTGGTTGAAG GTACTAGCCTAGCTGCAAAATTTTTGAGGGCAAATGGAATTGCACTTTTCAAGGTGCGAGAAGAAACTGTGAATTTGCTTGGAAAATCTGATTTGTACTTTTTCAGCCCTGAGCATCCTCCATTGACTGAACCTGCCCAGAGAGCCCTTGATTGGGCTGTTGATGAGAAAATAAAGTCAG GTGAAGAAGGGGAAATAACCACAAGTCATCTGCTTCTTGGAATTTGGGCAGAGGAAGAATCAGCAGGTCACAAGATTTTGGCAACTCTCGGTTTTAACGATGATAAAGCTAAGGAGCTAGCTAAATCT